A single Corticium candelabrum chromosome 16, ooCorCand1.1, whole genome shotgun sequence DNA region contains:
- the LOC134192684 gene encoding uncharacterized protein LOC134192684, with the protein MYHTCLPSDHHVTIESMAGVIVVLLTVSISLAYAALPPFPPQGAHSFGINIHYRGHPPAGALQMLRETGVHWIRMDFAWDVIETTKGQFNFSLYDELSADLAEYNLSAIYILDYGNPLYDGGLPPHSDKGRIAFSNFAAAAVKHFSRGPINILWEMWNEPNGGFWKPTANVTQYIQLAVDVGKAVKNADRSASYVGPATAGMDWIFLKACFEAGLLDYWDAVTVHPYRNNPPEDATADLQMLHEMIHNYTNRSVLAISSEWGYSARYPHYDVTRQSKVLPRMWLNNMLNNMSLSIWYDWVNDGTNQTYTEHHFGTVYNTYYAGRNPVFEPKPTYLAAQTFNKILDGCTVKHVFNTARDYLHVVQFYCSSASEGPVVVWCSDDSQIPCLIHVQLATSVICYSQVNYVGQNLPQLCTDKQGLLIVATDNAPLYLVPSH; encoded by the exons ATG TATCACACTTGTTTACCTTCTGaccatcacgtgactattGAAAGCATGGCAGGTGTTATTGTGGTTCTGCTAACAGTGTCTATATCTCTTGCCTATGCTGCTTTACCACCTTTTCCACCACAAGGGGCTCATTCATTTGGCATCAACATACATTACCGAGGTCATCCACCCGCAGGAGCATTGCAGATGCTGAGAGAAACTGGTGTTCATTGGATTAGAATGGACTTTGCATGGGATGTTATAGAGACCACAAAAGGACAATTTAATTTTTCTCTATATGATGAGCTGTCTGCTGATCTTGCAGAATACAACTTGTCAGCAATTTACATTCTTGATTACGGCAATCCACTGTATGATGGTGGGTTACCTCCACACAGTGACAAAGGAAGAATTGCATTTTCTAactttgctgcagctgctgtgAAGCACTTTTCTCGTGGCCCCATCAATATTTTGTGGGAGATGTGGAACGAGCCAAATGGAGGATTCTGGAAACCAACTGCTAATGTGACTCAGTACATTCAGCTTGCAGTTGATGTGGGAAAGGCAGTCAAGAATGCTGATCGTAGTGCATCATATGTGGGTCCAGCAACTGCAGGAATGGACTGGATTTTTTTAAAGGCATGTTTTGAAGCTGGTCTGCTTGACTATTGGGATGCAGTCACAGTTCATCCTTATAGAAATAATCCACCTGAAGATGCTACCGCAGACTTACAGATGCTTCATGAAATGATTCACAACTACACTAATAGATCAGTTTTAGCTATCTCTAGTGAGTGGGGTTACTCAGCACGATATCCTCATTATGATGTCACTCGTCAGTCGAAAGTCTTGCCTCGCATGTGGCTCAACAACATGCTCAATAACATGTCATTGTCTATTTGGTATGATTGGGTCAATGATGGCACTAACCAGACATACACAGAACATCATTTTGGAACAGTATATAACACCTACTATGCTGGAAGGAACCCGGTGTTTGAACCCAAGCCAACCTACCTTGCAGCTCAGACGTTTAACAAGATTCTTGACGGTTGTACAGTGAAGCATGTGTTTAACACAGCACGTGACTACTTACACGTCGTCCAATTTTATTGTTCATCTGCGTCAGAAGGACCTGTTGTTGTGTGGTGTAGTGATGATTCTCAGATTCCTTGTCTCATTCATGTACAACTGGCTACATCAGTGATCTGCTACAGTCAGGTTAATTACGTTGGCCAAAATCTTCCTCAGCtttgtacagacaaacaaggtCTTCTCATTGTTGCCACAGACAATGCACCACTCTATCTTGTGCCTAGCCACTGA
- the LOC134192662 gene encoding uncharacterized protein LOC134192662, with translation MMMACGVVHGMWTRNMLLLIGLLATCSLGANTSTSISATATALQYCEPYSFTCSSLVAARLPASLVGTCTVASLTANAASKASESTVTDFLTEMIVSSPSFATATMSTTSANKPTNSLVYPSSQLSTRTTIDFLDVTSENKTLTTDFLEIILSTYSVASTPRATLLPPRYLTLELRVSFDQFLYCQFLSEFNCVYNLFDPEDVLVRNIPQTMNVRIYLQNVATNDQFIANFLMVWNNETRRREVFSCFIRNQINGYQLQDELSSSARQLTGTQLYTAVATASIVTASLPALAIPTVSYFRTPTSTMSILTVSVPTPPIPTPSETSSMFMPSTPTIPKARPSKYLKLELRVLSNQFKGELFLEQFRKYITFQPDDVVIEPVPDSDNEIRIFIPDDAAKNSEFIDNFQQVWDNAATRTTILGPAVTAQIIGYEVVTDESSVGLPDWGIALIVVFLLVAFAAAFFFIFVFTRSNKKTRRRQSKRGGVAPSDSFHMHRVPRKESTDTQNIRRFTSRLDSDSHLTVRTRRLDVVGLGKALETEDQLISEYQSIPPMMASEEDIPRDCQNKNRYNNVLPSPHTRVPLFLRFGQPNSDYINANYVRGFDNSQKTYIATQGPIESTIDDFWRMIWEQNSRVILMVTGLQERDVPKCAKYWPDDKQKTLFYGELEVTFVSSEVKGNFTKTIFSLSHMEKEEDHQVSHYWFTSWPDFGVPEDPSDLTSYIETANESITSSVGPVIVHCSAGIGRTGVLIAAHIGMQDLEASKHCDVLQTVWLMRQDRGGSVQTKDQYIFIYMVLYAYATYLESLDKLNQEAKQEPILGATTSGSTNKEDHRRLLSASSATSSNETDYPIDTAAQINEGLEEQLPTSVPDNNKSRGSTPDSEGKQNSSQAARTDTTHVEKADTSVWS, from the exons ATGATGATGGCATGCGGAGTTGTACACGGAATGTGGACGAGAAATA TGCTTCTCTTGATCGGCCTACTTGCTACTTGTTCACTAGGAGCTAACACAAGTACATCAATATCTGCTACAGCAACCGCTTTGCAATACTGCGAGCCGTACTCTTTCACATGTTCGTCGCTAGTCGCTGCTAGATTACCAGCAAGTCTTGTTGGTACGTGTACGGTGGCCTCTCTGACAGCGAATGCTGCAAGCAAAGCTTCAGAGTCAACAGTTACAGACTTCCTAACTGAGATGATAGTGTCCAGCCCTAGTTTTGCGACTGCGACAATGTCAACGACCTCGGCAAACAAACCTaccaacagtctagtgtatccAAGCAGCCAGTTGAGTACACGTACTACTATTGACTTTCTTGATGTAACATCGGAAAACAAAACTTTGACTACCGACTTCCTTGAAATAATATTGAGCACTTATTCTGTTGCTTCTACTCCTCGAGCGACACTCCTGCCCCCCAGATATCTCACATTGGAGTTGAGGGTGTCATTCGACCAATTTCTTTATTGTCAATTTCTCTCTGAGTTCAACTGTGTGTACAATCTATTTGACCCTGAAGATGTGTTAGTTAGGAACATACCACAAACTATGAATGTGAGGATCTATTTGCAGAATGTTGCCACAAATGATCAGTTCATTGCAAACTTTCTCATGGTTTGGAATAATGAAACCAGAAGACGAGAAGTCTTTAGTTGTTTCATTCGAAATCAG ATAAATGGATATCAATTACAAGATGAACTTTCATCATCAGCAAGACAACTGACAGGCACTCAGTTATATACAGCTGTTGCCACTGCATCAATAGTCACTGCATCACTACCTGCTCTAGCCATACCCACTGTATCATATTTCAGAACACCAACATCCACTATGTCAATCTTGACTGTGTCAGTACCCACTCCACCAATACCTACTCCATCAGAAACCTCTTCCATGTTTATGCCGTCAACACCAACTATACCCAAAGCTCGTCCATCTAAGTATCTAAAACTGGAGCTGAGAGTGCTGTCAAATCAATTTAAGGGAGAGCTTTTCCTGGAGCAGTTTCGAAAGTATATAACGTTTCAACCTGATGATGTAGTTATAGAGCCAGTTCCTGACTCTGACAACGAGATTAGAATCTTCATACCTGATGACGCAGCTAAGAACAGTGAATTTATTGACAATTTTCAACAAGTGTGGGATAACGCtgcaacaagaacaacaataCTTGGTCCTGCTGTCACTGCTCAG ATTATTGGGTATGAAGTTGTGACTGATGAGAGTTCGGTTGGTCTACCTGATTGGGGTATTGCTTTGATTGTCGTATTTCTCCTAGTTGCATTTGCTGCTGCATTCTTTTTCATATTTGTGTTCACT CGgtcaaacaagaaaacaagacgTAGGCAGAGCAAACGAGGTGGTGTTGCTCCATCTGATAGTTTTCATATGCATCGTGTACCACGAAAAGAGAGCACCGATACACAGAATATTAGACGATTCACATCTAGGCTGGACAGTGATTCTCATCTAACAGTCCGGACAAGACGTCTGGATGTTGTAGGACTCGGTAAAGCTTTGGAAACAGAAGACCAGCTGATATCGGAGTATCAG AGTATTCCACCGATGATGGCGTCAGAGGAGGACATTCCACGTGACTGCCAGAACAAGAACAGATACAACAATGTGTTACCAT CTCCACACACTCGAGTGCCGCTGTTCCTACGTTTTGGGCAACCAAATTCAGACTATATCAATGCAAATTATGTCAGG GGGTTTGATAATTCACAAAAGACATACATAGCAACACAAGGGCCAATAGAATCAACCATTGACGATTTCTGGCGCATGATTTGGGAACAGAATTCCAGGGTCATTCTAATGGTGACTGGTTTACAAGAACGAGATGTG CCAAAATGTGCTAAATATTGGCCTgacgacaaacagaaaaccCTTTTCTATGGTGAACTTGAGGTCACATTTGTCAGTTCTGAAGTCAAAGGCAACTTCACTAAAACAATATTTTCTCTGTCACATATGGAG AAAGAGGAAGATCACCAAGTGAGTCACTACTGGTTCACGTCATGGCCAGACTTTGGGGTGCCAGAAGACCCATCAGATCTGACAAGCTACATTGAGACTGCCAATGAGAGTATAACATCAAGCGTAGGACCTGTTATTGTTCACTGCAG TGCTGGCATTGGACGAACTGGAGTACTCATTGCTGCTCATATTGGAATGCAAGACCTAGAGGCTTCAAAGCATTGTGATGTCCTGCAGACAGTGTGGTTGATGAGACAAGACCGTGGTGGGTCAGTGCAAACCAAAGATCAGTACATTTTCATCTACATG GTACTTTATGCATATGCAACTTACCTGGAAAGCCTTGACAAACTAAATCAAGAGGCAAAACAAGAGCCAATTCTTGGTGCAACCACAAGTGGTTCAACCAATAAGGAAGACCATCGTCGACTTCTCTCTGCTAGTAGTGCTACTAGTAGTAATGAAACAGACTACCCAATTGACACAGCTGCACAAATCAACGAAGGACTTGAAGAGCAGTTGCCAACATCTGTTCCTGACAACAACAAGAGCAGAGGATCAACCCCAGATTCGGAAGGAAAACAAAACAGCAGCCAAGCTGCAAGGACAGACACGACCCATGTAGAAAAGGCTGATACATCAGTCTGGTCATAG
- the LOC134192664 gene encoding arrestin domain-containing protein A-like codes for MNQIFVRTNKGEYIAGETVYGCVYLNIVRPIASKGMKLKVKGLEKCDWEYTYNEQDEDRYVSRQGEMKGKKEFFKVEIRLIDYPGGFPMGCFAYPFQYTLPQSLPGVFSKEDKQHGEVWKAAIKYRVKAEVDIPGTKHDLQVKQPLIVYSELRKPVEPVRYDKQGTVRTCCCIPRGDVLVQATMDKNSYFAGETAQIHVDVDNQSAVDIENFAVKLMRVITLKGKDDDRNYHDSLKLIDTVCENKYDGCPANSNKSRDVPLELFSKTGSSHKELQPTTGGSVVSCSYHVDIEMQVPWAPDIEIHAPVQILAPVNVQWQQWQPPSWVSQCVQTQVVGPYGVAPEVLASQAFAGIPGF; via the exons ATGAACCAGATATTCGTTCGTACGAACAAGGGAGAGTATATCGCGGGCGAAACAGTTTATGG GTGTGTTTATCTAAACATCGTGAGACCTATTGCGTCGAAAGGAATGAAACTGAAGGTGAAGGGTCTGGAGAAAT GTGATTGGGAGTACACGTACAATGAACAGGACGAAGACCGGTATGTGTCGCGGCAGGGCGAGATGAAGGGCAAGAAGGAATTCTTCAAAGTAGAGATACGTCTCATTGATTATCCAG GTGGTTTTCCAATGGGCTGTTTTGCATATCCATTCCAGTACACCTTACCACAAAGTCTCCCTG GCGTGTTCTCGAAAGAGGATAAGCAGCACGGCGAGGTGTGGAAAGCTGCGATCAAATACAGGGTCAAGGCAGAGGTAGACATTCCAGGAACAAAACATGATCTACAG GTGAAGCAGCCTCTCATCGTGTACAGCGAACTGCGGAAACCCGTCGAGCCTGTGAGGTATGACAAACAGGGGACCGTCCGCACTTGCTGCTGCATCCCACGTGGTGATGTACTCGTCCAGGCAAC GATGGACAAAAATTCCTACTTTGCGGGAGAGACAGCACAGATTCACGTCGACGTTGACAACCAGTCGGCTGTCGATATTGAAAACTTTGCAGTGAAG CTCATGCGTGTCATCACGTTAAAAGGGAAAGACGATGATCGAAATTACCACGACTCGTTGAAACTCATCGATACAGTGTGCGAGAACAAGTACGATGGATGCCCTGCTAATTCCAATAAATCAAG AGACGTTCCACTGGAACTCTTCAGCAAGACAGGAAGCAGCCACAAAGAACTGCAGCCGACCACTGGTGGCAGTGTCGTTTCT TGCAGTTACCATGTCGATATTGAAATGCAAGTACCATGGGCTCCTGATATTGAAATCCATGCACCTGTACAGATCTTAGCGCCAGTGAACGTTCAG TGGCAGCAATGGCAACCGCCGTCGTGGGTGTCTCAGTGCGTCCAGACTCAAGTTGTTGGCCCCTATGGAGTGGCACCTGAGGTGCTCG CATCTCAGGCTTTTGCTGGAATTCCTGGTTTCTAA